The Micromonospora sp. Llam0 genome contains a region encoding:
- a CDS encoding acetoacetate--CoA ligase, which produces MSEVLWRPPADVRQRTRIGGYLAWLERTRGLRFADYQQLWQWSVDDLAGFWGSVWEYFEVVGHQPAEQVLADRRMPGARWFPGARLNYAEHVLRAPGLAEDAPVVIAHSQTRAPVTLTVGQLRDEVRRVRAGLRRLGVGPGDRVAAYAPNIPETYVLMLATASLGAIFSSCAPEFGTRSVTDRWQQIEPTVLVAVDGYRYGDKAVDRRAEVAAIADALPSARHRVLIPYLSAVADPAELPWATSTWSALAAPTDEPLAFDTVPFDQPLYVLYSSGTTGLPKPIVHRHGGILLEHLKMLALHHDLGPGDRFFWFTTTGWMMWNYLASGPAVGAAIVLFDGNPAVRATPGGPASPDLGTLWRLAAETGTTYFGTSAPFLLACRKEGLVPREIADLSRLRGVGSTGAPLPAEGFTWVYRSVGEDLQLASLSGGTDVCTGFVGGVPLLPVRAGEIACRCLGARVEARAADGRTVVGELGELVITEPMPSMPVGFWNDPDGSRYRQAYFDRYPGVWCHGDWITIAEHGACAITGRSDATLNRGGVRLGTAEFYSVVEALPEVADSLVIHLEDPQGGAGELLLFVALRAGGGLDDALRTRIVRELRSALSPRHVPDGIHQVAAVPRTLSGKKLEVPVKKILTGVPAGQAAAAGALTDPAALAPFIRFAQDRGTSVG; this is translated from the coding sequence GTGAGCGAGGTGCTGTGGCGCCCACCGGCGGACGTGCGGCAGCGGACCCGGATCGGCGGGTACCTGGCGTGGCTGGAGCGCACCCGGGGGCTGCGGTTCGCCGACTACCAGCAGCTGTGGCAGTGGTCGGTCGACGACCTGGCGGGGTTCTGGGGGTCGGTCTGGGAGTACTTCGAGGTGGTCGGTCATCAGCCGGCCGAGCAGGTGCTCGCCGACCGGCGGATGCCCGGCGCGCGGTGGTTCCCCGGCGCCCGGCTCAACTACGCCGAGCACGTGCTGCGCGCACCCGGGCTGGCCGAGGACGCCCCGGTGGTGATCGCGCACAGCCAGACCCGAGCGCCGGTAACCCTCACCGTCGGGCAACTGCGCGACGAGGTCCGCCGGGTGCGGGCCGGGCTGCGCCGACTCGGGGTGGGGCCGGGGGACCGGGTCGCCGCGTACGCGCCGAACATCCCCGAGACGTACGTGCTGATGCTGGCCACCGCCAGCCTGGGCGCGATCTTCTCGTCCTGTGCGCCGGAGTTCGGCACCCGCAGCGTCACCGACCGCTGGCAGCAGATCGAGCCGACGGTGCTGGTCGCGGTCGACGGCTACCGGTACGGCGACAAGGCGGTCGACCGCCGGGCCGAGGTGGCGGCGATCGCGGACGCGTTGCCGTCGGCGCGGCACCGGGTGCTGATCCCGTACCTGTCGGCGGTGGCCGACCCGGCCGAGCTGCCCTGGGCCACCTCGACCTGGAGTGCGCTCGCCGCGCCGACCGACGAGCCGTTGGCGTTCGACACGGTGCCGTTCGACCAGCCGCTGTACGTGCTCTACTCGTCGGGCACCACCGGGCTGCCCAAGCCGATCGTGCACCGGCACGGCGGCATCCTGCTAGAGCATCTGAAGATGCTGGCATTGCATCACGATCTGGGACCGGGGGACCGCTTCTTCTGGTTCACCACCACCGGCTGGATGATGTGGAACTATCTCGCCTCCGGGCCGGCGGTGGGTGCGGCGATCGTGCTGTTCGACGGCAACCCGGCGGTGCGCGCGACGCCGGGCGGCCCGGCCAGCCCGGACCTGGGCACCCTGTGGCGGCTGGCCGCCGAGACCGGCACCACCTACTTCGGCACCTCGGCGCCGTTCCTGCTGGCCTGCCGCAAGGAAGGCCTGGTGCCGCGGGAGATCGCCGACCTGTCCCGGCTGCGCGGGGTCGGCTCGACCGGGGCGCCGCTGCCGGCCGAGGGATTCACCTGGGTGTATCGGTCGGTCGGCGAGGATCTGCAGCTGGCGTCGCTGTCCGGCGGCACCGACGTGTGCACCGGGTTCGTGGGCGGCGTACCGCTGCTGCCGGTGCGGGCCGGGGAGATCGCCTGCCGGTGCCTGGGCGCACGGGTCGAGGCCCGGGCCGCCGACGGCCGGACGGTCGTCGGTGAGCTGGGCGAGCTGGTGATCACCGAGCCGATGCCGAGCATGCCGGTCGGGTTCTGGAACGACCCGGACGGCAGCCGTTACCGGCAGGCGTACTTCGACCGGTACCCGGGCGTCTGGTGCCACGGCGACTGGATCACCATCGCCGAGCACGGCGCCTGCGCGATCACCGGCCGCTCGGACGCCACCCTGAACCGGGGCGGCGTGCGGCTGGGCACCGCCGAGTTCTACTCGGTGGTGGAGGCGTTGCCGGAGGTCGCCGACTCGTTGGTGATCCACCTGGAGGATCCGCAAGGCGGGGCGGGGGAGCTGCTGCTGTTCGTGGCGCTGCGGGCCGGGGGCGGGCTGGACGACGCGCTGCGTACCCGGATCGTGCGCGAGCTGCGCTCGGCGCTGTCGCCGCGGCACGTGCCGGACGGGATCCACCAGGTCGCGGCCGTGCCCCGGACACTGTCCGGCAAGAAGCTGGAGGTGCCGGTGAAGAAGATCCTCACCGGGGTGCCGGCCGGGCAGGCGGCGGCGGCCGGGGCGTTGACCGATCCGGCGGCGTTGGCGCCGTTCATCCGGTTCGCCCAGGACCGGGGGACGTCGGTCGGTTGA
- a CDS encoding acyl-CoA dehydrogenase family protein, whose translation MTSGPAFDVYQLPEEHAAIREAVREVCDAKVAPNAAEADETAQFPTASYDALRAADFHAPHVPEQYGGAGADALATAIVIEEVARACASSSLIPAVNKLGTMPLLLAGSEQLKERYLRPVASGAAMFSYCLSEPEAGSDAASMTTRAVRDGDHWVLNGVKRWITNAGVSEYYTVFAVTEPGARSRGISAFVVEKSDPGVSFGAPEKKLGIKGSPTCEVYLDNVRIPADRMIGEPGTGFATAMRTLDHTRVTIAAQAVGIAQGALDFARGYVRERQQFGKPIADFQGVQFMIAEMGMKLEAARQITYAAAARSERADADLTFFGAAAKCFASDAAMEITTDAVQLLGGYGYTRDYPVERMMRDAKITQIYEGTNQVQRIVMARQLLTP comes from the coding sequence ATGACGTCCGGGCCGGCGTTCGATGTCTATCAGTTACCAGAGGAGCACGCAGCGATCCGGGAAGCGGTCCGGGAGGTGTGCGACGCGAAGGTCGCCCCCAACGCCGCCGAAGCCGACGAGACCGCGCAGTTTCCCACCGCGTCCTACGACGCGTTGCGGGCGGCGGACTTCCACGCCCCGCACGTTCCGGAGCAGTACGGCGGGGCGGGCGCCGACGCCCTCGCCACCGCGATCGTCATCGAGGAGGTCGCGCGGGCCTGCGCATCCTCGTCGTTGATCCCGGCGGTCAACAAGCTCGGCACGATGCCGCTGCTGCTGGCCGGCTCGGAGCAGTTGAAGGAGCGCTACCTGCGGCCGGTGGCGTCCGGTGCGGCGATGTTCTCGTACTGCCTGTCCGAGCCGGAGGCGGGCAGCGACGCGGCGTCGATGACCACCCGCGCGGTCCGCGACGGCGACCACTGGGTGCTCAACGGGGTGAAGCGGTGGATCACCAACGCCGGTGTCTCGGAGTACTACACCGTCTTCGCGGTCACCGAGCCGGGTGCCCGGTCACGGGGGATCTCCGCGTTCGTCGTGGAGAAGTCCGACCCCGGGGTGAGCTTCGGCGCACCGGAGAAGAAACTCGGCATCAAGGGGTCACCGACCTGCGAGGTCTACCTGGACAATGTCCGGATTCCGGCGGACCGGATGATCGGCGAGCCGGGCACCGGGTTCGCCACCGCGATGCGCACCCTGGACCACACCCGGGTGACGATCGCCGCCCAGGCCGTCGGCATCGCGCAGGGCGCGCTCGACTTCGCTCGCGGGTACGTGCGGGAGCGCCAGCAGTTCGGCAAGCCGATCGCCGACTTCCAGGGCGTCCAGTTCATGATCGCGGAGATGGGCATGAAGCTGGAGGCGGCCCGGCAGATCACCTACGCCGCAGCCGCCCGGTCGGAGCGCGCCGACGCCGACCTGACCTTCTTCGGGGCGGCGGCGAAGTGTTTCGCCTCCGACGCGGCCATGGAGATCACCACCGATGCGGTGCAACTGCTCGGCGGGTACGGCTACACCCGGGATTACCCGGTCGAGCGGATGATGCGGGACGCCAAGATCACTCAGATCTACGAGGGCACGAACCAGGTCCAGCGGATCGTGATGGCGCGCCAGCTGCTGACACCCTGA
- a CDS encoding UDP-glucose/GDP-mannose dehydrogenase family protein yields MTIPYPNIQPVPAIAAVAPPSGAPRPRLTFLGTGYLGATYAICFAELGYEVIGYDVDADKIAKLSAGEVPFHEPGLDELLKRSLAAGRLRFTTDMAATAEFGDVHFICVGTPQRADAMGADLSYVEAAVTGLAQHLSRKALIVGKSTVPVGTAEWIEQLVGKHAPGDLGVEVAWSPEFLQEGFAVEDVLRPNRIVVGVRSEWANGMLFAAHKGVFDLAATEDREVPLVVTDFATAELVKVAANAFLATKISFINAMAEVCEVAGGDVTQLARAIGYDPRIGNRFLQAGVGFGGGCLPKDIRAFQARAQELGAGEALRFLHEVDLINQRRRSRVVQLAAELLGRRSGPAGPDLSGTTVAVLGATFKPNSDDVRDAPSLAVAAMLAKTGAQVRVFDPEGTENARRAQPDLTYVPSMVDAVRDADLVCVLTEWADFRNADPVALGELVAGRRVIDGRNCLDSTLWTGAGWQYRGMGRP; encoded by the coding sequence GTGACCATCCCGTACCCGAACATCCAGCCCGTTCCGGCCATCGCGGCGGTGGCCCCGCCGTCGGGTGCCCCCCGCCCGCGGCTGACCTTCCTCGGCACCGGTTACCTCGGAGCGACGTACGCCATCTGTTTCGCCGAGCTCGGCTACGAGGTGATCGGCTACGACGTCGACGCCGACAAGATCGCGAAGCTGTCCGCCGGTGAGGTGCCGTTCCACGAGCCGGGCCTGGACGAGCTGCTCAAGCGGAGTCTGGCCGCCGGGCGACTGCGGTTCACCACCGACATGGCGGCGACGGCCGAGTTCGGTGACGTGCACTTCATCTGTGTGGGTACCCCGCAGCGGGCCGACGCGATGGGCGCCGACCTGTCGTACGTCGAGGCGGCGGTGACCGGTCTGGCCCAGCACCTGTCCCGCAAGGCGTTGATCGTCGGCAAGTCGACGGTGCCGGTCGGCACCGCGGAGTGGATCGAGCAGCTGGTCGGCAAACACGCCCCGGGCGATCTGGGCGTCGAGGTGGCCTGGAGTCCGGAGTTCCTGCAGGAGGGCTTCGCCGTCGAGGACGTGCTGCGGCCGAACCGGATCGTCGTCGGGGTACGCAGCGAGTGGGCCAACGGGATGCTGTTCGCGGCGCACAAGGGGGTGTTCGACCTGGCCGCCACCGAGGACCGGGAGGTGCCGTTGGTGGTGACCGACTTCGCCACCGCCGAGTTGGTGAAGGTCGCGGCGAACGCGTTCCTGGCCACGAAGATCTCGTTCATCAACGCGATGGCCGAGGTGTGCGAGGTCGCCGGCGGTGACGTCACCCAGCTGGCCCGGGCGATCGGGTACGACCCGCGGATCGGCAACCGGTTCCTGCAGGCCGGGGTCGGGTTCGGTGGTGGCTGTCTGCCGAAGGACATCCGGGCGTTCCAGGCGCGGGCGCAGGAGCTCGGCGCGGGTGAGGCGTTGCGGTTCCTGCACGAGGTCGATCTGATCAACCAGCGGCGGCGGTCCCGGGTGGTGCAGCTGGCGGCCGAGCTGCTGGGCCGCCGGTCCGGGCCGGCCGGGCCGGATCTGTCCGGCACGACGGTGGCGGTGCTGGGGGCGACGTTCAAACCCAACTCCGACGACGTACGGGACGCGCCGTCACTGGCGGTGGCGGCGATGCTCGCCAAGACCGGCGCGCAGGTGCGGGTCTTCGACCCGGAGGGTACGGAGAACGCCCGGCGGGCACAGCCGGACCTGACCTACGTACCGTCGATGGTCGACGCGGTCCGCGACGCCGACCTGGTCTGCGTCCTGACCGAGTGGGCCGACTTCCGTAACGCCGACCCGGTGGCGTTGGGTGAGCTGGTCGCCGGCCGCCGGGTGATCGACGGCCGGAACTGCCTCGACTCGACGTTGTGGACCGGCGCCGGCTGGCAGTACCGGGGCATGGGCCGCCCCTGA
- a CDS encoding SCO7613 C-terminal domain-containing membrane protein: MSSPYRCASCGRTVPAAATCPRCGAEQPQFAEDLVRIERSIAEMKARELALAKEQKQTASDLQAAIFQRDILSTGGAAGRRGPGPRVSVRRRAGRRPPTADQGTAPPRFPRQSPNLADDDLPPTGPPPGSEPPGAGQPGYPPAAGGDDPTQVLSSDGTRPEASAQSIQNVLLGLGALMAVVVFAAVANSTLPDVTRLSVLFAGTLLLLAAPPAVATRGLTSTAETIAAVALVLVPIDGYAIWATDAVRAGPVSPSAFAGLTFAVTALVAAGYAATTGLRLPRYGMVLAIQPVVPLLGQDLIRGPAGWASALAVVAVLDLLLVRLLSGPGQLGAGWRFGSPTVPPARPDAPAGPDSGSDRPESAPEEADAVVEGEPPGGGDGGRGPGWLPPAPTAAVLWLRDLVWTLHGLAVTAALLFAVVAVLRADTVPAALVAAAVLLIAAGVGLAGGFTLGHPPLPDLTAGVFALAVIGAASRVAAVALPGPALLMIAAVVAVAGIGVRTLPEQVRRGPQLAAAAALTVLGVLVAGGALRAALAPVRAALPAWQADLAGYQQSLVDYAGPADWQLALAALLITIAAAVAMPVEWRREATVVGVTLTALAVPASFALPWYAAPWLPVLAAVAVAGTGFLTDTTRAARVHVICAAVLGTAGAGAALARPGSTAAALLVLAAAGVLIAVAGTLPEVRRRPAGDAVGGWAAGGAAFALPGGVAAFVTALVPPPGPTALAVQETTAPILAAGFLAVCGTLGYSALAQVAERQIPRPLTIGTGLGALAVTAAAFGSPGAAIADVWVAVGLLVAAGLLLMAPSIDAGRRADRLLDGPDYAAAAATAALVGTLARVSAIVVPGTELVASAALTLLVAVAVRALPEHWRRGPVLGTAVSGGVIAVLAGYTAVAGGVQALATPGQLWQADLTAWSTEVTANSWQVPLALVLLALAAAVALPRPWSFHAAGVLVALATVGTPAALGLPWWSPIVVGCLVAIGYGIISVAANDPQAATARAGVAVAVALYAIGASLVRPWTTAAALGVVVLTCVVVAVLARVVATLTLADQADQSDQADQSTQADQADQAGNGQPVPDRESMPAHLAKIGGAATGAALLALPGAVAALAAALGWTTEIVLTGALAASALGVAVLAMVRRRVPHYLPYATVGLAAGATVTALASLPTDLPTGMYAAGAALLGVLAELLRAATPPPVDLSRPSRRWSGIGGRWSQPGPLEIGQEWAISPVKGALAAAALPTALAVAAVAPTLTAALVEPYRTLAAIWQGPPAGLLDPPAAAVDPTNVLAALLLTVAAALAATGFNTGQPGQAVPVVLPGVAITLLITPMSFGVGWPAGTMAALLVFAVAMVGLALTEPPPDTERHRPLRIARRLLFLIGLAAGGAGLAGALANDQLTVFTLGSSVCVGAVAAYAGRSQPARILGWLFASVMAQMFVLTMGLVAGLPPSWSAFGVLAVGAGLLLSATRLPRLSHPEAVREAAVVEWSSYAAALLALALAYDSAAHLAGLLAAWGAVLGVTATRPGRRAMERRVLFWLAVGCEITAWWMLMRITDVALTEAYTLPFAVLALLVGVLELRHRPDLSSWTAYGPALAAAFLPTLVLVISSGENSFRQVLLLLGAVGTLLVGAMSQQQAPVVVGTVVSAVTALHALTFFGPWLVLIPVGLVLLALGASSEWRRQTQERVRGALRGMR; the protein is encoded by the coding sequence ATGAGTTCGCCGTACCGCTGCGCCTCGTGTGGGCGGACCGTGCCGGCGGCGGCGACCTGCCCACGGTGCGGCGCCGAGCAGCCGCAGTTCGCTGAGGACCTGGTCCGTATCGAGCGGTCCATCGCCGAGATGAAGGCCCGCGAGCTCGCGCTGGCCAAAGAGCAGAAGCAGACGGCCAGCGACCTGCAGGCGGCGATCTTCCAACGGGACATCCTGTCCACCGGCGGTGCCGCCGGTCGGCGTGGCCCGGGGCCCCGGGTCTCGGTCCGCCGCCGGGCCGGGCGGCGACCGCCGACCGCCGACCAGGGCACCGCCCCGCCCAGGTTCCCCCGGCAGAGCCCCAACCTGGCCGACGACGACCTGCCGCCGACCGGGCCGCCGCCGGGCTCCGAGCCGCCGGGCGCCGGCCAGCCCGGCTACCCGCCGGCCGCCGGTGGCGACGATCCGACCCAGGTCCTGTCGTCGGACGGCACCCGACCGGAGGCGTCCGCCCAGTCGATCCAGAACGTCCTGCTCGGCCTCGGCGCGCTGATGGCGGTGGTGGTGTTCGCCGCCGTCGCCAACAGCACGCTGCCCGACGTCACCCGGCTGAGCGTGCTGTTCGCCGGCACGCTGCTGCTGCTCGCGGCCCCGCCGGCGGTCGCCACCCGCGGGCTCACCTCCACCGCGGAGACGATCGCCGCCGTGGCGCTGGTCCTCGTCCCGATCGACGGCTACGCGATCTGGGCGACCGACGCCGTCCGGGCCGGTCCGGTCAGCCCGTCGGCGTTCGCCGGCCTCACCTTCGCCGTCACCGCGCTGGTCGCCGCCGGGTACGCCGCCACGACCGGGCTGCGCCTGCCCCGGTACGGCATGGTGCTCGCGATCCAGCCGGTCGTGCCGCTGCTCGGTCAGGACCTGATCCGGGGGCCGGCCGGTTGGGCGTCGGCGCTCGCCGTGGTCGCCGTGCTCGACCTGCTGCTGGTCCGGCTGCTGAGCGGCCCCGGACAGCTCGGCGCCGGCTGGCGGTTCGGGTCGCCGACGGTGCCACCAGCCCGGCCGGACGCGCCGGCCGGACCGGACAGCGGCTCCGACCGGCCGGAGAGTGCGCCGGAGGAGGCCGACGCCGTCGTCGAGGGCGAGCCGCCCGGTGGCGGCGACGGTGGTCGAGGGCCGGGCTGGCTACCGCCGGCACCCACTGCGGCCGTCCTCTGGCTACGCGACCTGGTCTGGACCCTGCACGGGCTCGCCGTCACCGCCGCGCTGCTGTTCGCCGTGGTGGCGGTGCTGCGCGCCGACACGGTGCCCGCCGCGCTGGTCGCTGCGGCGGTGCTGCTGATCGCCGCCGGGGTCGGGCTGGCCGGCGGATTCACCCTGGGCCACCCGCCGCTGCCGGACCTGACCGCCGGCGTGTTCGCCCTGGCGGTCATCGGCGCGGCCAGCCGGGTCGCGGCGGTCGCCCTGCCCGGCCCGGCGCTGCTGATGATCGCCGCCGTGGTCGCCGTCGCCGGGATCGGTGTACGGACCCTGCCCGAGCAGGTCCGCCGTGGCCCGCAGCTCGCGGCCGCGGCCGCGTTGACCGTGCTCGGCGTACTCGTCGCCGGCGGCGCGCTGCGGGCGGCGCTGGCACCGGTCCGCGCCGCGTTGCCCGCCTGGCAGGCCGACCTGGCCGGCTACCAGCAGAGCCTGGTCGACTACGCCGGGCCCGCCGACTGGCAGCTGGCCCTGGCCGCGCTGCTGATCACCATCGCGGCGGCGGTCGCCATGCCGGTCGAATGGCGTCGCGAGGCGACCGTCGTCGGCGTGACGCTGACCGCGCTGGCCGTGCCGGCGTCCTTCGCCCTGCCCTGGTACGCCGCGCCGTGGCTGCCGGTGCTCGCCGCCGTCGCGGTGGCCGGCACCGGTTTCCTCACCGACACCACCCGGGCCGCCCGGGTGCACGTGATCTGCGCGGCGGTGCTCGGCACCGCCGGTGCGGGCGCGGCGCTGGCCCGACCCGGCTCCACCGCCGCCGCTCTGCTGGTGCTGGCCGCCGCCGGCGTACTGATCGCGGTGGCCGGGACGCTGCCGGAGGTACGTCGCCGGCCGGCCGGTGACGCGGTCGGCGGTTGGGCCGCCGGCGGTGCAGCGTTCGCCCTGCCCGGCGGGGTGGCGGCGTTCGTCACCGCCCTGGTGCCGCCGCCGGGGCCGACCGCGCTGGCCGTCCAGGAGACGACCGCCCCGATCCTGGCCGCCGGTTTCCTCGCGGTCTGCGGCACGCTCGGCTACTCGGCGCTGGCGCAGGTGGCCGAACGGCAGATCCCCCGACCGTTGACCATCGGCACCGGGCTGGGCGCGCTCGCGGTCACCGCCGCGGCGTTCGGCTCGCCCGGCGCGGCCATCGCCGACGTGTGGGTCGCCGTCGGGCTGCTGGTCGCCGCGGGGCTGCTACTCATGGCGCCGTCGATCGACGCCGGCCGGCGGGCGGACCGGCTGCTCGACGGCCCCGACTACGCCGCGGCGGCCGCCACCGCCGCGCTGGTCGGCACGCTGGCCAGGGTCAGCGCGATCGTGGTACCCGGCACCGAACTGGTGGCCAGCGCCGCATTGACCCTGCTGGTGGCGGTCGCCGTACGTGCCCTGCCCGAGCACTGGCGGCGCGGACCGGTCCTGGGCACCGCGGTCAGCGGTGGGGTCATCGCCGTCCTCGCCGGCTACACGGCGGTCGCCGGCGGCGTCCAGGCACTGGCCACCCCGGGCCAGCTCTGGCAGGCGGACCTGACCGCCTGGTCCACCGAGGTCACCGCCAACTCCTGGCAGGTGCCGCTGGCTCTGGTACTGCTCGCGCTGGCCGCCGCCGTCGCGCTGCCCCGACCCTGGTCGTTCCACGCCGCCGGCGTGCTGGTCGCGCTCGCCACCGTCGGCACCCCGGCGGCGCTCGGCCTGCCCTGGTGGTCGCCGATCGTGGTCGGCTGCCTGGTCGCGATCGGGTACGGGATCATCTCGGTGGCCGCCAACGATCCACAGGCGGCCACCGCCCGGGCCGGCGTCGCCGTGGCGGTCGCCCTGTACGCCATCGGCGCCAGCCTGGTCCGTCCGTGGACCACCGCCGCCGCGCTCGGTGTCGTGGTGCTGACCTGCGTGGTGGTGGCGGTACTCGCCCGGGTCGTCGCCACCTTGACGCTGGCCGACCAGGCCGACCAGTCCGACCAGGCCGACCAGTCCACTCAGGCCGACCAGGCCGACCAGGCCGGTAACGGACAGCCCGTCCCCGACCGGGAATCGATGCCGGCGCACCTGGCGAAGATCGGTGGCGCGGCGACCGGGGCCGCGCTGCTGGCTCTGCCCGGAGCGGTCGCCGCGCTGGCCGCCGCGCTCGGCTGGACCACCGAGATCGTGCTGACCGGGGCGTTGGCCGCCTCGGCGCTCGGCGTCGCGGTGCTGGCCATGGTCCGCCGCCGGGTGCCGCACTACCTGCCGTACGCCACCGTCGGGTTGGCCGCCGGCGCGACGGTCACCGCCCTCGCTTCGCTCCCCACCGACCTGCCGACCGGCATGTACGCCGCCGGCGCCGCGCTACTCGGCGTACTCGCCGAACTGCTCCGGGCCGCCACCCCACCGCCGGTGGACCTGTCCCGGCCGAGCCGCCGATGGTCCGGGATCGGCGGCCGGTGGAGCCAGCCGGGGCCGCTGGAGATCGGCCAGGAGTGGGCGATCAGCCCGGTCAAGGGTGCGTTGGCGGCCGCCGCGCTGCCCACCGCGCTGGCCGTCGCGGCGGTGGCACCGACACTGACCGCCGCGCTGGTCGAGCCGTACCGCACCCTGGCCGCGATCTGGCAGGGACCACCGGCCGGGCTGCTCGATCCGCCAGCCGCCGCCGTGGACCCGACCAACGTGCTCGCCGCGCTGCTGCTCACCGTCGCGGCGGCGCTGGCCGCGACCGGGTTCAACACCGGCCAGCCGGGCCAGGCGGTTCCGGTGGTGCTGCCCGGCGTGGCGATCACCCTGCTGATCACCCCGATGTCGTTCGGCGTCGGGTGGCCGGCGGGCACCATGGCGGCGCTGCTGGTCTTCGCGGTCGCCATGGTCGGCCTGGCGTTGACCGAACCGCCGCCGGACACCGAACGGCACCGGCCGTTGCGCATCGCCCGCCGGCTGCTGTTCCTGATCGGCCTCGCCGCCGGTGGCGCCGGGCTCGCCGGCGCGCTGGCCAACGATCAACTGACCGTCTTCACGCTGGGCAGCTCGGTGTGCGTCGGAGCGGTGGCCGCGTACGCCGGACGCAGCCAGCCGGCCCGGATCCTCGGCTGGCTGTTCGCCTCGGTGATGGCGCAGATGTTCGTGCTGACCATGGGCCTCGTCGCCGGCCTTCCGCCGAGCTGGTCGGCGTTCGGCGTACTCGCCGTCGGTGCCGGCCTGCTGCTGTCCGCGACCCGGCTGCCCCGGCTCAGCCACCCCGAGGCGGTACGCGAGGCGGCGGTGGTCGAGTGGAGCAGCTACGCGGCCGCACTGCTCGCGCTGGCCCTGGCGTACGACTCGGCCGCGCATCTGGCCGGGCTGTTGGCCGCCTGGGGTGCGGTGCTCGGGGTGACGGCCACCCGGCCGGGCCGCCGCGCGATGGAGCGCCGGGTGCTGTTCTGGCTGGCGGTCGGCTGCGAGATCACCGCCTGGTGGATGCTGATGCGGATCACCGACGTGGCGCTCACCGAGGCGTACACCTTGCCGTTCGCCGTCCTCGCCCTGCTGGTCGGGGTCCTGGAGCTGCGGCACCGGCCGGACCTGAGCAGTTGGACGGCGTACGGGCCGGCACTGGCCGCGGCGTTCCTGCCCACCCTGGTGCTGGTGATCAGCTCGGGGGAGAACAGCTTCCGGCAGGTCCTGTTGCTGCTCGGTGCGGTCGGCACCCTGCTGGTCGGGGCGATGAGTCAGCAGCAGGCCCCGGTGGTGGTCGGTACGGTGGTCAGCGCGGTGACCGCGTTGCACGCGTTGACCTTCTTCGGGCCATGGCTGGTGCTGATCCCGGTCGGTCTGGTGCTGCTGGCGCTCGGGGCCAGCAGCGAGTGGCGCCGGCAGACTCAGGAGCGGGTGCGGGGCGCTCTGCGCGGCATGCGCTGA
- the purE gene encoding 5-(carboxyamino)imidazole ribonucleotide mutase has translation MIGVIMGSDSDWPTMRAAAEALAEFDVEHEVRVISAHRTPHGMLDYAGNAADRGIQVIIAGAGGAAHLPGMVASATPLPVIGVPVPLKHLDGMDSLLSIVQMPAGVPVATVSIDGARNAGLLAVRILAATDPGLRARMLAYQQELVELVAAKDAALQASPGGTA, from the coding sequence ATGATCGGCGTCATCATGGGCAGCGACTCGGACTGGCCGACGATGCGGGCCGCCGCCGAGGCCCTCGCCGAGTTCGACGTCGAGCACGAGGTACGGGTGATCTCGGCGCACCGCACCCCGCACGGCATGCTCGACTATGCCGGCAACGCCGCCGACCGGGGCATCCAGGTGATCATCGCCGGGGCGGGCGGCGCGGCGCACCTGCCGGGCATGGTGGCCTCGGCGACTCCGCTGCCGGTGATCGGGGTGCCGGTGCCGTTGAAGCATCTGGACGGGATGGACTCGCTGCTGTCGATCGTGCAGATGCCGGCGGGCGTGCCGGTGGCCACGGTGTCGATCGATGGTGCCCGCAACGCGGGTCTGTTGGCGGTGCGGATCCTCGCCGCCACCGACCCGGGGCTGCGCGCCCGGATGCTCGCCTACCAGCAGGAGCTGGTCGAGCTGGTCGCCGCGAAGGACGCCGCGCTGCAGGCGTCACCCGGCGGCACTGCTTAG